A single Lolium perenne isolate Kyuss_39 chromosome 6, Kyuss_2.0, whole genome shotgun sequence DNA region contains:
- the LOC127310337 gene encoding uncharacterized protein, with amino-acid sequence MEALKADCEEAYNWLVQIPAEAWARYLFDNNCKTDLVVNNISEVFNRMILNVRNKPIRTMLEGIRNKLMVKYSGTREKAETTRWEITPFYAEKLEEAKRWSRECSAKLAEEGLWQVTSGSGRVVAVDLRAKTCGCRKWDLTGVPCSHAVAAILKLSQHPEDYVHDFFKKPMYKKAFSYTVYPVPGPEDCTRTDTPDIDPPVFRDKPGRKQTVRRKGKFEVPAPRDSSRMASITCSNGKLVGHRYTNSK; translated from the exons ATGGAAGCTCTCAAAGCTGATTGTGAGGAGGCATACAATTGGCTAGTGCAGATACCAGCTGAAGCTTGGGCTAGGTATCTGTTTGACAATAATTGCAAGACTGATCTAGTTGTCAACAATATCAGTGAAGTATTCAATAGAATGATTTTGAATGTGAGGAACAAACCAATAAGGACTATGCTTGAAGGAATAAGgaacaaactgatggtcaaatacAGTGGAACCAGGGAGAAGGCAGAAACAACTAGATGGGAGATTACTCCATTCTATGCTGAGAAGCTAGAGGAGGCAAAAAGGTGGTCCAGAGAGTGCAGTGCCAAGCTTGCTGAGGAGGGTCTATGGCAAGTCACCAGTGGAAGTGGTAGAGTAGTGGCTGTTGATCTTAGAGCTAAAACATGTGGCTGTAGAAAATGGGATCTCACAGGTGTTCCTTGCAGTCATGCAGTGGCTGCAATACTGAAGCTGTCACAGCAcccagaggactatgtgcatgacTTCTTCAAAAAACCAATGTACAAGAAGGCTTTTTCATATACTGTCTACCCTGTTCCTGGACCTGAAGATTGTACTAGGACAGATACACCAGACATTGACCCACCAGTGTTCAGAGACAAACCTGGAAGGAAGCAAACTGTCAGAAGGAAAGGAAAATTTGAGGTTCCAGCTCCGAGAGATTCATCTAGGATGGCCTCTATCACTTGCAGCAATGGCAAGCTAGTGGGCCACAGATACACCAATT CCAAATAG